The following nucleotide sequence is from Micromonospora sp. WMMD1120.
CGCGCCAAGCAACACCCAGATCCACGGAGGTAGAAACACATGCAGCTCGGCCTTGTAGGACTCGGCCGGATGGGCGGCAACATGCGGGAGCGGTTGCGTGCTGCTGGCCACGATGTCGTCGGGTTCGACCACAACGCTCAGCTGAGCGACGTTCCTGACCTCGCGGGCCTGGCAGAGAAGCTTGAGTCGCCCCGCGCGGTCTGGGTCATGGTGCCGGCCGGCGTCACCGATGCCACGATCGACGAGCTCTCCACCGTCCTCGGCGAGGGCGACATCATCATCGACGGCGGCAACTCACGCTTCAGCGACGACGCGCCACGCGCCGAGCGGCTCAACAAGCTGGGCATCGGCTACCTGGACGTCGGCGTCTCCGGCGGCGTCTGGGGACGGCAGAACGGCTACGGACTCATGGTCGGCGGCGCCCAGGAGCACGTCGACCGGCTGATGCCGATCTTCAACGCGCTCAAGCCCGAGGGCGAGTTCGGCTTCGTGCACGCCGGGCCGGTCGGCGCCGGGCACTACTCGAAGATGGTGCACAACGGCATCGAGTACGGCCTGATGCACGCCTACGCCGAGGGCTACGAGCTGTTGACCGCCTCCGAGCTGGTCACCAACGTGCCCGGGGTGTTCAAGTCGTGGCGGGAGGGCACCGTCGTCCAGTCCTGGCTGCTGGACCTGCTGGACCGGGCGCTCGACGAGGACCCGGAGCTGGCCGACCTGAGCGGCTACACCGAGGACACCGGCGAGGGCCGGTGGACTGTCGACGAGGCGGTCCGGTTGGCCGTGCCGCTCAACGTCATTGCCGCCGCGCTGTTCGCCCGGTTCGCCTCCCGACAGGACGACTCGCCCGCCATGAAGGCCGTCTCCGCGCTGCGTCAGCAGTTCGGCGGCCACGCCGTTCACAAGCGCTGAGCGGCATCCACAACCTGTGTACGTTCACCGGCTGGAACTGGTCGACTTCCGCTCGTACGAGCGGGTGGCCGTCAACCTCCGGCCGGGGGCGAACGTCCTGATCGGCGCCAACGGCGTCGGCAAGACCAATCTCGTCGAGGCGCTGGGTTACGTGGCGACCCTGGGCTCGCACCGGGTCGCCACCGACGCGCCCCTGGTCCGCATGGGCGCCGCGGCAGCGGTGATCCGCTGCGCCGTCGTGCACGAGGGCCGGGAGCTGCTGGTCGAGTTGGAGATCGTGCCCGGCAAGGCCAACCGGGCACGCCTCGGCCGTTCACCGGCCCGGCGGGCCCGGGACGTGCTCGGCGCCCTGCGGCTCGTCCTCTTCGCCCCGGAAGACCTCGAACTGGTCCGGGGCGACCCGGCCGAGCGTCGCCGCTACCTGGACGACCTGCTGGTCAACAGGCAACCCCGGTACGCGGGCGTGCGCGCCGACTACGAGCGGGTGGTCAAGCAGCGCAACGCCCTGCTGCGCACCGCGTACCTGGCCCGCAAGACCGGTGGGTCACGGGGCGGGGACCTCGGCACCCTCGCCGTCTGGGACGCCCACCTGGCCCAGCACGGCGCGGATCTGCTCGCCGGTCGGCTGGAGCTGGTCGCCGCGCTCACCCCGCACGTCGCGAAGGCGTACGACGCGGTGGCCGCGGGTCGGGGCGCGGCCGGCATCGCCTACCGGCCCTCGGTCGAGCTGCCCGAGCCGACCACCGACCGGGCCGCGCTGGCCGAGGCGCTGACCGCTGCCCTGGCCGCGTCCCGCCCGGCCGAGATCGAACGGGGCACCACCCTGATCGGTCCGCACCGCGACGAGCTGGCGCTGAGCCTCGGCCCGCTGCCCGCCAAGGGATACGCGAGCCACGGCGAGTCGTGGTCGTTCGCGCTCGCGTTGCGGTTGGCGGGGTACGACCTGCTGCGGGCCGACGGCATCGAGCCCGTGCTGGTGTTGGACGACGTCTTCGCGGAGTTGGACACCGGCCGCCGGGAACGGCTGGCGGAGCTGGTCGGCGGGGCGAGTCAGCTCCTTGTCACCTGCGCCGTGGACGACGACGTGCCGGCCGCGCTGCGCGGCACCCGCTACCAGGTCGGCGAAGGGACGGTACGCCGTGTCGAGTGAGTCCAGCGGCACCCCACCGGCAGCGGGTGACGGCGCGGGCGCGCGTACCCCCGGGGTGGACGCGACAGGTGGCGCGCCGGCGGCGGCCAGCGGCCCGGAGCTGGCCCGTGCCGTGCTCGACGCGGCGTTGGCCCGGCGGCAGGCGGCGGCGCGGGCGCGGCGGTCCCCCGGCAGCGGCGGCGACGCGGCCGGCGGCTCGGGTCGCCGGTTGCGGGGCTACTCCGGGCCCGGCCCGGACCCGCGTGATCCACAGCCCCTCGGTGCCGTGCTCAACCGGTTGGTCAAGGCCCGGGGCTGGCAGCAGCCGGCGGCCGAGGCCACCGTGTTCGGCGCCTGGGAGCGGGTCGTCGGGGCGGAGGTCGCCCAGAACAGCCGACCGGTGAAGCTGGAGAACGGCGAGCTGACGGTGGAGGCCCGCTCTACCGCGTGGGCCACCCAGCTACGGCTGCTCGCCGGCTCACTGCTCAAGCAGATCGCCAGCGAGGTCGGTCACAACGTGGTGCGCAAGCTGCACATCCACGGCCCGGCAGCGCCCTCCTGGGGCAAGGGTCCGCGCCGGGTCCGTGGTCGGGGCCCCCGCGACACGTACGGCTGAACCGGCGCTCGACCGCGCTTCGGCGGCGGCTCAGGCGTCGGCGTAGACGGCGAAGCCGCGCTCGGCGCACCTCCGATAGAACGCCGCCAGCACGCCCAACTCGGCGCAGGTGAAGTTCCACTGCGGCGGGTCGCCGCGCTCGTCGCGCAGTGCGTCGAGGCGGCTCTCCAGCCACCGGAGCTGCTGCTCGGCCAGTCGGCCGTCGCCCAGCAGGGAGCGCAGCACAGTGCTCACCGACTCGAAGGTGACCGCCTCGCCGTGCGGCCGGTGCCCGGCGACGAACCGCTCGATGCCGCTCGCGATCCAGGAGCAGCCGTCCGGGTCGATCACCGGGTCCTCGTCCTCGGCGGCGGCATCTGTGGCGTACAACACACCTTCCAGGCCGAGGAGCAGGTCCACCAACTCGGTGTACGCGGTCGCCCGGATGGTTCCGGTCTTCGCGATCAGTTCGGCCAGCGCCGCGGTCGGCGCGGAGATGCGCGGCATCTCGACGATCTCGCCGAAGTCGACGAACTCGGCCGGAGCGACCGGGTCGTAGAAGCGGCCGGTCCGCGGCCAGTGCACCGCGACGTTGTCCAGCCCCATCTGTCACCTCTTAAAGAGCACGTGTCGGGTCGATCGGGTCGATCGTCCCGGTTCCCACCGGTAAAGATCAAGGCCCGTTCCGGAGCGCCGCAAACGTACGGCACCGACGCTCCGCCCGCGACCCCCGACCCGCCCGACCGCGGGTCAACGCGTTCCGGGGCGGCGCGTGCGACGGGAGCCTGGCGTGTGGGGGGAGTCGTGGGCGGCGGGGTTCTGCCGGCTACGGACATCTCAGCCGCCTCTCCGAGGGTGCCGAGTGGTGGATCTGTCCCCCACGCACAGTAGGATTGACAGCGAGACGAAGACCCGGTGCGGGAGCGGGGCGGGGCCGGTGGCCCTGGTTCATTCTCCACGTCGGGTCGAGCCGATCGCGATCCGCGGGCAACCGCGGCGACCGGCGCGTTCGACCCGTTGTCCGGAAGTCTCCGGCACCGGTCCGCGCGTCGACGTCGCGTCCTGTCCGCCGAACCCGCGCCCGACGCGCCCTACCGGCGCGGCTGACGCGAGAAAGTGGCCGAGGGTGGCAGCGCAGGACAAGCAGGAGTACGGCGCAGAGTCGATCACCGTTCTCGAGGGTCTGGAGGCGGTTCGCAAGCGGCCCGGTATGTACATCGGGTCCACCGGCGAACGCGGCCTCCACCACCTTGTTTGGGAGGTTGTCGACAACGCTGTCGACGAGGCGCTGGCCGGATACTGCGACACCATCGACGTCGTGCTGCTCGCCGACGGCGGTGTCCGGGTCACCGACAACGGGCGTGGTTTCCCGGTCGATCTCCACCCCAAGCTGAAGAAGCCGGGTGTCGAGGTCGCGCTCACAGTGCTGCACGCGGGCGGCAAGTTCGACGGCAAGGCGTACGCGGTCTCCGGCGGTCTGCACGGCGTCGGCGTCTCGGTGGTGAACGCGCTGTCCACCCGGATGGCCGTCGAGATCCACAAGTCCGGCTTCGTGTGGCGGCAGCAGTACACCAACTCCAAGCCCACCCCCCTGGAGAAGGGCGAGGCCACCGACCGCAGCGGCTCGGCGGTCTCCTTCTGGCCCGACCCGGACGTCTTCGAGACCGTCGACTTCGACTTCCAGACCATCTACCGGCGCCTCCAGGAGATGGCCTTCCTCAACCGCGCCCTGCGCATCCACCTGCTCGACGAGCGGGTCGCCGAGGAGGAGGACGGTCGCCAGCGTGAGGTGACCTTCTACTACGAGGGCGGCATCTCCGACTTCGTCCGGCACCTCAACGCCTCGAAGAACCCGATCCACAAGACCGTGGTCGAGTTCGGCGCCGAGGAGGAGGGCATGTCGGTCGAGATCGCCATGCAGTGGAACGAGTCGTACGGCGAGTCGGTCTACACCTTCGCCAACACGATCAACACGCACGAGGGCGGCACCCACGAGGAGGGCTTCCGGTCCGCGCTGACCAGCGTGGTCAACCGGTACGGCACCGACAAGAAGCTGCTCAAGGGTGACGAGAAGCTCTCCGGCGAGGACATCCGCGAAGGGCTCGCGGCGATCATCTCGGTCAAGCTGGCCAACCCGCAGTTCGAGGGTC
It contains:
- the gnd gene encoding phosphogluconate dehydrogenase (NAD(+)-dependent, decarboxylating), giving the protein MQLGLVGLGRMGGNMRERLRAAGHDVVGFDHNAQLSDVPDLAGLAEKLESPRAVWVMVPAGVTDATIDELSTVLGEGDIIIDGGNSRFSDDAPRAERLNKLGIGYLDVGVSGGVWGRQNGYGLMVGGAQEHVDRLMPIFNALKPEGEFGFVHAGPVGAGHYSKMVHNGIEYGLMHAYAEGYELLTASELVTNVPGVFKSWREGTVVQSWLLDLLDRALDEDPELADLSGYTEDTGEGRWTVDEAVRLAVPLNVIAAALFARFASRQDDSPAMKAVSALRQQFGGHAVHKR
- the recF gene encoding DNA replication/repair protein RecF, with product MYVHRLELVDFRSYERVAVNLRPGANVLIGANGVGKTNLVEALGYVATLGSHRVATDAPLVRMGAAAAVIRCAVVHEGRELLVELEIVPGKANRARLGRSPARRARDVLGALRLVLFAPEDLELVRGDPAERRRYLDDLLVNRQPRYAGVRADYERVVKQRNALLRTAYLARKTGGSRGGDLGTLAVWDAHLAQHGADLLAGRLELVAALTPHVAKAYDAVAAGRGAAGIAYRPSVELPEPTTDRAALAEALTAALAASRPAEIERGTTLIGPHRDELALSLGPLPAKGYASHGESWSFALALRLAGYDLLRADGIEPVLVLDDVFAELDTGRRERLAELVGGASQLLVTCAVDDDVPAALRGTRYQVGEGTVRRVE
- a CDS encoding DciA family protein, yielding MDATGGAPAAASGPELARAVLDAALARRQAAARARRSPGSGGDAAGGSGRRLRGYSGPGPDPRDPQPLGAVLNRLVKARGWQQPAAEATVFGAWERVVGAEVAQNSRPVKLENGELTVEARSTAWATQLRLLAGSLLKQIASEVGHNVVRKLHIHGPAAPSWGKGPRRVRGRGPRDTYG
- the gyrB gene encoding DNA topoisomerase (ATP-hydrolyzing) subunit B, which encodes MAAQDKQEYGAESITVLEGLEAVRKRPGMYIGSTGERGLHHLVWEVVDNAVDEALAGYCDTIDVVLLADGGVRVTDNGRGFPVDLHPKLKKPGVEVALTVLHAGGKFDGKAYAVSGGLHGVGVSVVNALSTRMAVEIHKSGFVWRQQYTNSKPTPLEKGEATDRSGSAVSFWPDPDVFETVDFDFQTIYRRLQEMAFLNRALRIHLLDERVAEEEDGRQREVTFYYEGGISDFVRHLNASKNPIHKTVVEFGAEEEGMSVEIAMQWNESYGESVYTFANTINTHEGGTHEEGFRSALTSVVNRYGTDKKLLKGDEKLSGEDIREGLAAIISVKLANPQFEGQTKTKLGNTPVKSFVQRVCNEWLVDWFDRNPAEAKMIIQKASQAARARIAAQQARKLARRKSLLESGSMPGKLADCQSTDPRESEVFIVEGDSAGGSAKQGRDPRTQAILPIRGKILNVEKARIDRVLKNNEVQALITALGTGIHDDFDIEKLRYHKIVLMADADVDGQHIQTLLLTLLFRFMRPLVELGHVYLAAPPLYKIKWNRKGDDAQYAYSDRERDGLIALRQQKKANAKPDDIQRFKGLGEMNYPELWETTMNPATRTLRQVTLDDAATADELFSVLMGEDVEARRSFIQRNAKDVRFLDI